The Henckelia pumila isolate YLH828 chromosome 2, ASM3356847v2, whole genome shotgun sequence genome includes a window with the following:
- the LOC140880046 gene encoding dihydrolipoyllysine-residue acetyltransferase component 2 of pyruvate dehydrogenase complex, mitochondrial-like isoform X2 gives MPYASRILNHSKKFRYAQNVLRNDRAIVIRWFTSNARPSFYKIDEVSRSRQLGLGPGDKCGISKLSSEGCFSTTSQAVNPTKEIAMKMRKGNTLCARKMHASTIGIEFNRQRSSARNFSTDSGLPPHQEIGMPSLSPTMTEGNIARWLKKEGDKVSTGEVLCEVETDKATVEMECMEEGYLAKILRGDGSSGIKVGEIIAITVEEEEDVSKFKDYKPSTSDAAAAPKSESAPTPKKETAEVPAASPEPEVSKPGTPSAGDRIFASPLAKKLAEDRNVSLSNIKGTGPDGRIVKADIEDHLASHGKGVSEDPKVGKPTSGALDYTDIPHTQIRKITASRLLQSKQSIPHYYLTVDTCVDKLLELRSHLNSLQEASGGKRISVNDLVIKAAALALRKVPQCNSSWTNDYIRQYHNVNINVAVQTDNGLYVPVIRDADQKGLSKISDEVKHLAQKAKENSLKPADYEGGTFTVSNLGGPFGIKQFCAIINPPQSGILAVGSAEKRVVPGTGPDQYKFASFMAVTLSCDHRVIDGVIGAEWLKAFKGYIENPESMLL, from the exons ATGCCTTACGCTTCAAGAATTCTCAATCACTCCAAAAAA TTCAGATATGCCCAAAATGTTTTGCGAAATGATCGTGCAATTGTGATCCGCTGGTTTACCAGTAATGCCAGACCATCATTCTATAAAATAGATG AAGTTTCAAGGTCCAGACAACTTGGTCTTGGACCTGGAGACAAGTGTGGTATTTCTAAGTTGTCCAGTGAAGGCTGTTTTTCTACCACTAGCCAAGCAGTGAACCCCACCAAG GAAATAGCTATGAAAATGCGCAAGGGAAATACTCTGTGTGCAAGGAAGatgcatgcatcaacaatagGCATCGAGTTCAACAG ACAGCGAAGCTCAGCCAGAAATTTTTCAACAGATTCAG GTCTTCCACCACACCAAGAGATTGGGATGCCTTCTCTGTCACCTACCATGACAGAG GGAAATATTGCTAGGTGGTTGAAGAAGGAGGGTGACAAAGTTTCTACTGGAGAAGTGCTCTGTGAAGTGGAAACC GACAAAGCTACAGTTGAAATGGAGTGCATGGAGGAAGGATATCTTGCAAAAATATTACGTGGTGATGGATCAAGTGGTATAAAAGTTGGCGAG ATAATTGCCATAACTGTTGAAGAAGAGGAGGATGTTTCAAAATTTAAAGACTACAAACCCTCAACATCAGATGCTGCAGCAGCTCCAAAATCAGAATCTGCTCCAACACCTAAGAAAGAAACCGCAGAAGTTCCTGCTGCTTCACCAGAGCCAGAGGTTTCCAAGCCTGGTACACCTTCAGCTGGAGACCGCATTTTTGCCAGTCCTCTTGCGAAGAAACTAGCAGAAGATAGAAAT GTATCTCTTTCGAACATCAAAGGAACTGGTCCTGACGGCCGCATTGTGAAGGCTGATATTGAGGATCATCTAG CTTCTCATGGTAAGGGAGTTTCAGAAGATCCCAAGGTGGGCAAGCCAACATCTGGGGCTCTGGATTACACAGACATCCCTCACACACAAATTaggaag ATCACAGCATCTCGGTTGTTGCAATCAAAACAATCCATCCCGCACTATTACCTTACTGTGGATACATGTGTTGACAAGTTGCTGGA ATTGCGTAGCCACTTGAATTCATTGCAAGAAGCTTCCGGTGGAAAAAGGATATCTGTCAATGATCTTGTGATTAAG GCCGCTGCCCTGGCTCTTAGAAAAGTCCCTCAATGCAATAGTTCATGGACCAATGATTATATTCGCCA GTATCACAATGTGAATATCAATGTCGCAGTGCAAACAGATAATGGGCTATATGTTCCCGTAATTAGG GACGCTGACCAGAAAGGTTTATCAAAAATTTCTGATGAAGTCAAACATTTAGCTCAGAAAGCAAAAGAAAACAGCTTGAAACCGGCAGATTATGAG GGGGGCACGTTCACGGTTTCAAACTTGGGAGGGCCGTTTGGTATCAAGCAATTTTGTGCAATCATCAATCCACCACAATCAGGCATTCTTGCAGTTGGTTCTG CTGAAAAGAGGGTCGTACCGGGTACTGGTCCTGACCAATACAAATTCGCATCATTCATGGCTGTGACGTTGAGCTGTGATCATCGGGTTATTGATG GTGTCATCGGTGCAGAATGGCTGAAGGCTTTCAAAGGTTACATCGAGAATCCTGAGTCGATGTTGCTTTAA
- the LOC140880046 gene encoding dihydrolipoyllysine-residue acetyltransferase component 2 of pyruvate dehydrogenase complex, mitochondrial-like isoform X1 encodes MPYASRILNHSKKFRYAQNVLRNDRAIVIRWFTSNARPSFYKIDEVSRSRQLGLGPGDKCGISKLSSEGCFSTTSQAVNPTKEIAMKMRKGNTLCARKMHASTIGIEFNSRQRSSARNFSTDSGLPPHQEIGMPSLSPTMTEGNIARWLKKEGDKVSTGEVLCEVETDKATVEMECMEEGYLAKILRGDGSSGIKVGEIIAITVEEEEDVSKFKDYKPSTSDAAAAPKSESAPTPKKETAEVPAASPEPEVSKPGTPSAGDRIFASPLAKKLAEDRNVSLSNIKGTGPDGRIVKADIEDHLASHGKGVSEDPKVGKPTSGALDYTDIPHTQIRKITASRLLQSKQSIPHYYLTVDTCVDKLLELRSHLNSLQEASGGKRISVNDLVIKAAALALRKVPQCNSSWTNDYIRQYHNVNINVAVQTDNGLYVPVIRDADQKGLSKISDEVKHLAQKAKENSLKPADYEGGTFTVSNLGGPFGIKQFCAIINPPQSGILAVGSAEKRVVPGTGPDQYKFASFMAVTLSCDHRVIDGVIGAEWLKAFKGYIENPESMLL; translated from the exons ATGCCTTACGCTTCAAGAATTCTCAATCACTCCAAAAAA TTCAGATATGCCCAAAATGTTTTGCGAAATGATCGTGCAATTGTGATCCGCTGGTTTACCAGTAATGCCAGACCATCATTCTATAAAATAGATG AAGTTTCAAGGTCCAGACAACTTGGTCTTGGACCTGGAGACAAGTGTGGTATTTCTAAGTTGTCCAGTGAAGGCTGTTTTTCTACCACTAGCCAAGCAGTGAACCCCACCAAG GAAATAGCTATGAAAATGCGCAAGGGAAATACTCTGTGTGCAAGGAAGatgcatgcatcaacaatagGCATCGAGTTCAACAG TAGACAGCGAAGCTCAGCCAGAAATTTTTCAACAGATTCAG GTCTTCCACCACACCAAGAGATTGGGATGCCTTCTCTGTCACCTACCATGACAGAG GGAAATATTGCTAGGTGGTTGAAGAAGGAGGGTGACAAAGTTTCTACTGGAGAAGTGCTCTGTGAAGTGGAAACC GACAAAGCTACAGTTGAAATGGAGTGCATGGAGGAAGGATATCTTGCAAAAATATTACGTGGTGATGGATCAAGTGGTATAAAAGTTGGCGAG ATAATTGCCATAACTGTTGAAGAAGAGGAGGATGTTTCAAAATTTAAAGACTACAAACCCTCAACATCAGATGCTGCAGCAGCTCCAAAATCAGAATCTGCTCCAACACCTAAGAAAGAAACCGCAGAAGTTCCTGCTGCTTCACCAGAGCCAGAGGTTTCCAAGCCTGGTACACCTTCAGCTGGAGACCGCATTTTTGCCAGTCCTCTTGCGAAGAAACTAGCAGAAGATAGAAAT GTATCTCTTTCGAACATCAAAGGAACTGGTCCTGACGGCCGCATTGTGAAGGCTGATATTGAGGATCATCTAG CTTCTCATGGTAAGGGAGTTTCAGAAGATCCCAAGGTGGGCAAGCCAACATCTGGGGCTCTGGATTACACAGACATCCCTCACACACAAATTaggaag ATCACAGCATCTCGGTTGTTGCAATCAAAACAATCCATCCCGCACTATTACCTTACTGTGGATACATGTGTTGACAAGTTGCTGGA ATTGCGTAGCCACTTGAATTCATTGCAAGAAGCTTCCGGTGGAAAAAGGATATCTGTCAATGATCTTGTGATTAAG GCCGCTGCCCTGGCTCTTAGAAAAGTCCCTCAATGCAATAGTTCATGGACCAATGATTATATTCGCCA GTATCACAATGTGAATATCAATGTCGCAGTGCAAACAGATAATGGGCTATATGTTCCCGTAATTAGG GACGCTGACCAGAAAGGTTTATCAAAAATTTCTGATGAAGTCAAACATTTAGCTCAGAAAGCAAAAGAAAACAGCTTGAAACCGGCAGATTATGAG GGGGGCACGTTCACGGTTTCAAACTTGGGAGGGCCGTTTGGTATCAAGCAATTTTGTGCAATCATCAATCCACCACAATCAGGCATTCTTGCAGTTGGTTCTG CTGAAAAGAGGGTCGTACCGGGTACTGGTCCTGACCAATACAAATTCGCATCATTCATGGCTGTGACGTTGAGCTGTGATCATCGGGTTATTGATG GTGTCATCGGTGCAGAATGGCTGAAGGCTTTCAAAGGTTACATCGAGAATCCTGAGTCGATGTTGCTTTAA